The following coding sequences are from one Bos taurus isolate L1 Dominette 01449 registration number 42190680 breed Hereford chromosome 26, ARS-UCD2.0, whole genome shotgun sequence window:
- the LOC104972581 gene encoding olfactory receptor 226-like, giving the protein MQAPSAGANRSEVTEFILVGFPGSLGLHACLLALFLLAYLLTVTENLLIIAVVRASPALHKPMYVFLSNLSFLEVWYVSVTVPKMLVSLVVPGSRRISFAGCMAQLYFFLALACTECALLGVMAYDRYVAICSPLRYPAIMSPGLCSLLAAGSWLSGFTISVGKVFFIARLGYCGPNVMNHFFCDVSPLLNLACSDVALAKLMDFLLALLILLGPLLLTLSSYTAIIGAVLRVPSAAGRHKAFSTCAAHLAVVVIFYSASLFIYARPRAISSSDPHKVVSVVYTVLTPLLNPIIYCLRNREVKEALHKVVQRAAQARGATS; this is encoded by the coding sequence ATGCAGGCCCCGTCTGCGGGGGCCAACCGCTCGGAGGTGACCGAGTTCATCCTGGTGGGCTTCCCGGGCTCGCTGGGGCTCCACGCGTGCCTGCTGGCGCTGTTCCTGCTGGCCTACCTGCTGACCGTCACCGAGAACCTGCTCATCATCGCCGTGGTCCGCGCCAGCCCCGCGCTGCACAAGCCCATGTACGTCTTCCTCAGCAACCTGTCCTTCCTGGAGGTGTGGTACGTCTCCGTCACGGTGCCCAAGATGCTGGTCAGCCTGGTGGTCCCCGGGTCCCGCCGCATCTCCTTTGCGGGCTGCATGGCTCAGCTGTACTTCTTCCTGGCGCTGGCCTGCACCGAGTGCGCCCTCCTGGGCGTCATGGCCTACGACCGTTACGTGGCCATCTGCAGCCCCCTGCGCTACCCGGCCATCATGAGTCCCGGCCTGTGCAGCCTCCTGGCCGCCGGCTCCTGGCTCTCGGGCTTCACCATCTCTGTGGGGAAGGTCTTCTTCATCGCGCGGCTGGGCTACTGCGGCCCCAACGTCATGAACCACTTCTTCTGCGACGTGTCACCCCTGCTGAACCTGGCGTGCTCCGACGTGGCCCTGGCCAAGCTGATGGACTTCCTCCTGGCACTGCTCATCCTGCTCGGGCCCCTGctgctcaccctctcctcctACACGGCCATCATCGGCGCTGTGCTGCGTGTCCCCTCCGCCGCCGGCCGGCAcaaggccttctccacctgcGCCGCGCACCTGGCCGTCGTGGTCATCTTCTACTCCGCCTCCCTCTTCATCTACGCCCGGCCTcgtgccatctcctcctctgaccCCCACAAGGTGGTGTCCGTGGTCTACACGGTGCTCACGCCCCTGCTCAACCCCATCATCTACTGTTTGCGGAACCGGGAGGTCAAGGAGGCCCTGCACAAGGTGGTGCAGCGGGCAGCCCAGGCCCGGGGCGCCACCTCCTAG